One Lutra lutra chromosome 18, mLutLut1.2, whole genome shotgun sequence genomic window carries:
- the FLYWCH2 gene encoding FLYWCH family member 2, with translation MPLPEPSEQEGESVKSGQEPSPESSQPSTDVVPAAPRKPRKFSKLVLLTASKDSAKVAGAKRKGVHCVMSLGVPAPATLARALLKIHPEAQRAIEAPPQEPEQKRSKPDIDGKEDGKLAGQSAPRTEVVGEEPTADAVMPDTPL, from the exons ATGCCCCTGCCAGAGCCCAGCGAGCAGGAGGGCGAGAGTGTGAAGTCTGGCCAGGAGCCGTCCCCAGAGTCCTCTCAGCCAAGCACAGATGTTGTCCCTGCTGCACCCAGGAAGCCCAGAAAGTTCTCCAAACTGGTCCTGCTGACGGCCTCTAAGGACAGTGCCAAGGTGGCAGGGGCCAAGCGCAAAGGAGTGCACTGCGTCATGTCCCTGGGGGTGCCTGCCCCTGCCACCCTCGCCAGAGCCCTCCTCAAGATCCATCCTGAGGCTCAGAGGGCCATCGAGGCGCCCCCCCAGGAGCCTGAGCAGAAACGCAGCAAGCCGGACATAG ATGGAAAAGAAGACGGAAAGTTGGCAGGGCAGTCTGCCCCCAGGAccgaggtggtgggggaggagcccACCGCAGATGCCGTCATGCCCGACACGCCCCTGTAA